Proteins encoded together in one uncultured Sphaerochaeta sp. window:
- a CDS encoding type III pantothenate kinase, translating into MLLAVDIGNTNIVIAVHDGQKWIHSYRIYSDQRKTSDEYFVVLESLLSHSQLFKHDINRAVISSVVPNLTRSMQKNIIRLFDVQPLMVDHRVNSGLRKETIPAELGSDLLANLAQAHFACPDHAVVVVDFGTALTLATVDCDGSVLGVSIAPGLVTAVNALFGNTAQLPQVELKIPPSVLGQNSQDSIRSGIMYGYAGMVTTMIERVEQEIGKEVYVIATGGLSRTIAPLIDRINQIASMHTLDGLKLIQELN; encoded by the coding sequence ATGCTGCTTGCTGTAGATATTGGAAATACGAATATCGTGATCGCTGTCCATGATGGGCAGAAATGGATACACTCCTACAGGATTTACAGCGACCAACGAAAGACCAGCGATGAGTATTTTGTTGTCTTGGAGAGCCTGCTGAGTCATTCGCAGCTCTTCAAGCATGATATCAACCGGGCTGTGATCAGCTCGGTTGTACCCAACCTGACCCGGTCAATGCAGAAAAACATCATCAGGTTGTTCGATGTTCAGCCCTTGATGGTAGATCATAGGGTGAACAGTGGTCTGAGAAAAGAGACCATCCCTGCTGAACTGGGAAGTGACTTGTTGGCAAACCTTGCCCAGGCACATTTTGCATGTCCTGATCATGCGGTGGTTGTGGTGGACTTTGGTACCGCACTCACCCTTGCTACGGTTGACTGCGATGGTTCCGTCCTTGGGGTTTCCATTGCCCCCGGTCTGGTTACTGCGGTGAACGCCCTCTTCGGGAATACCGCGCAACTTCCCCAGGTAGAACTGAAGATTCCTCCCTCTGTCTTGGGCCAGAACAGCCAGGACTCGATCAGGAGCGGAATCATGTATGGCTACGCAGGAATGGTGACAACCATGATCGAGCGAGTGGAGCAGGAGATAGGCAAGGAGGTCTACGTCATAGCTACCGGTGGTCTGAGCAGGACCATCGCCCCGCTCATTGACCGGATCAACCAAATTGCCTCCATGCATACCCTCGATGGTCTGAAACTCATCCAGGAACTCAACTAG
- a CDS encoding ATP-binding cassette domain-containing protein, producing the protein MITAANIGLAYGTQVLFKEVNIKFTPGNCYGVIGANGAGKSTFLKILSGEIEADSGEVIISSGQRMAVLRQDHFAFNEYSVLETVIMGYEQLYSIMKERDAIYSKEDFTEEDGLRAAELEGDFADLGGWEAEAQAAQMLDGLGINTEMQQKMMNEVEDNIKVRVLLAQALFGNPDILLLDEPTNHLDLESIHWLEEFLSNFDNTVIVVSHDRHFLNTVCTHIADIDFGKIQLYVGNYDFWYLSSQLAAKQMKDQKKRREEKISELKEFIQRFSSNVAKAKQATSRKKLIDKLTIDDIKPSSRRFPYVAFKPEREVGKKILEVKGLSKTIEGEKILDNFSMVLNADDKVAFVGPNHYAKTILFEILSGNMEPDEGSFEWGVTTSLSYFPKNNAHLFNEHVSITDWLRTYSSDKDDTYIRSFLGRMLFSGDEALKDCTVLSGGEKVRVVLARMMLEQANCMILDEPTSHLDLEAITALNDGLIDFSGVLLFNSHDHQFVESIANRIVEFTPAGVIDRLIGFEDYFNDESIKALRDEMYSGSHHAMAL; encoded by the coding sequence ATGATTACAGCTGCAAACATCGGTCTCGCCTACGGGACTCAAGTACTCTTCAAGGAAGTCAATATAAAGTTCACCCCAGGAAACTGTTATGGGGTAATTGGGGCAAATGGGGCAGGCAAATCCACCTTCCTGAAAATTCTCAGTGGTGAGATCGAGGCTGATAGCGGGGAGGTCATCATCTCCTCCGGCCAGCGCATGGCCGTTCTCAGGCAGGATCACTTTGCCTTCAATGAGTATTCCGTGCTTGAAACCGTCATTATGGGATATGAGCAGTTGTATTCAATCATGAAGGAACGCGATGCCATCTACTCGAAGGAAGATTTCACCGAGGAAGATGGACTGAGGGCTGCTGAGCTCGAAGGTGACTTTGCAGACCTCGGTGGATGGGAAGCCGAAGCCCAGGCAGCACAGATGCTAGATGGGCTTGGCATCAACACAGAGATGCAGCAGAAGATGATGAATGAGGTTGAGGACAACATCAAGGTTCGTGTCCTGCTTGCACAGGCACTGTTCGGCAACCCGGACATTCTCTTGCTTGACGAGCCCACCAACCACCTTGACCTTGAATCCATCCACTGGCTTGAAGAGTTTCTCTCCAACTTTGACAACACCGTCATTGTGGTAAGCCACGACCGTCACTTCCTGAACACTGTATGTACCCATATTGCAGACATTGACTTCGGCAAGATCCAGCTGTATGTCGGTAACTACGATTTCTGGTATCTCTCAAGCCAGCTTGCTGCGAAGCAGATGAAGGACCAGAAAAAGCGCAGGGAAGAGAAGATTTCTGAATTGAAGGAGTTCATCCAACGGTTCAGCAGCAACGTGGCAAAGGCAAAACAGGCAACGAGCCGTAAGAAACTGATCGATAAGCTCACCATTGATGATATCAAGCCGTCCAGCAGAAGATTCCCCTATGTGGCATTCAAGCCAGAACGAGAGGTAGGAAAGAAGATCCTCGAGGTCAAGGGCCTGAGCAAGACCATTGAAGGCGAGAAGATTCTGGACAACTTCTCCATGGTACTCAACGCAGATGACAAGGTAGCCTTTGTAGGACCGAACCACTATGCAAAGACGATCCTCTTCGAGATTCTCAGTGGAAACATGGAACCCGATGAAGGGAGTTTTGAGTGGGGGGTGACCACCAGCCTCTCATACTTCCCCAAGAACAACGCACACCTCTTCAATGAGCATGTCTCCATTACCGATTGGCTCAGGACCTACAGCAGTGATAAGGACGATACCTACATTCGCTCCTTCCTCGGCAGGATGCTCTTCAGCGGGGATGAGGCTCTGAAGGACTGTACGGTTCTCAGTGGAGGGGAAAAGGTCCGCGTCGTGCTTGCACGCATGATGCTGGAGCAGGCCAATTGCATGATCCTGGACGAACCTACGAGCCATCTGGACCTGGAGGCCATCACCGCCCTCAACGATGGATTGATTGATTTCAGTGGTGTCCTGCTCTTCAACAGCCATGACCACCAGTTTGTTGAATCGATTGCAAACCGCATCGTAGAGTTCACCCCAGCGGGTGTCATTGACAGGCTGATTGGATTCGAGGACTATTTCAATGACGAATCCATCAAAGCCTTGCGTGATGAGATGTACAGTGGTTCCCATCATGCCATGGCCCTATAA
- a CDS encoding adenine phosphoribosyltransferase: MDTNYDLDSVIRKVPDFPKQGVLYYDITGILAVPEAFRYCIDRLEELCKGRKIDAIAAVEARGFVFAAPLAERLSLPLILVRKPGKLPNKTIKKRFDLEYGSDMVCVQEVDIEKGSHVLFVDDLIATGGTLQAAATIFKEHGALVEGFLGVIGLPFLNYEKVLEGHPVDVLQEYHGE; encoded by the coding sequence ATGGACACTAACTATGATCTGGACAGTGTAATCAGAAAGGTTCCCGATTTTCCGAAGCAGGGAGTTCTGTACTATGACATTACTGGTATTCTTGCAGTGCCGGAGGCTTTCCGTTACTGTATCGATCGCCTGGAGGAACTCTGTAAGGGACGGAAGATTGACGCCATTGCAGCAGTTGAAGCTCGTGGATTCGTCTTTGCAGCCCCCTTGGCCGAACGACTCTCCCTTCCCCTTATTCTTGTCAGGAAGCCCGGGAAGTTGCCGAACAAGACCATCAAGAAACGGTTTGATCTCGAATATGGCTCTGACATGGTATGTGTCCAGGAAGTGGATATTGAAAAGGGTTCCCATGTTCTGTTCGTTGATGACCTGATTGCAACCGGGGGTACCCTGCAGGCTGCTGCTACCATATTCAAGGAACATGGGGCTCTTGTTGAAGGGTTCTTGGGAGTGATTGGGTTGCCGTTCCTGAACTATGAAAAAGTACTGGAAGGGCATCCTGTGGATGTTTTGCAGGAGTATCACGGAGAGTAG
- the tsaD gene encoding tRNA (adenosine(37)-N6)-threonylcarbamoyltransferase complex transferase subunit TsaD → MIVLGIETSCDECSASLVEDGHTILSNIIATQIELHKPYEGVVPELASRLHTEWIGQVVQSALDKAHLTVNDIDAVAVTSRPGLLGSLLVGVSFAKGFASSLNLPFITIDHIRAHLYASQIEHPLDYPYLGVLVSGGHTVICRVDDYDTIEVLGTTIDDAIGEAFDKVAKHYGFGYPGGIAIDRLARTGNPVAFLFPGPKLNVMDHPYDISYSGLKTAVINQLDSFWDGESEKSPENIAASFQRAAVNMLMKRVRQALKETGLRRLSAGGGVAANSYLRSELLSLQGGGYEVSFPSLKLCTDNGAMIAALAYRYLQDGIRSDFSEAPSARVTAFKKQYAK, encoded by the coding sequence ATGATCGTCCTTGGTATCGAGACATCATGTGATGAGTGCAGTGCTTCCCTGGTGGAGGATGGGCATACCATTCTCAGTAATATCATTGCAACCCAGATTGAACTCCATAAACCCTATGAAGGCGTTGTCCCTGAACTAGCCAGCCGGCTCCACACTGAATGGATTGGCCAGGTTGTGCAATCGGCCCTTGATAAGGCCCATCTCACCGTCAATGACATTGATGCAGTAGCTGTCACCAGCCGACCGGGACTCTTGGGGTCCCTACTTGTCGGGGTAAGCTTTGCCAAAGGCTTTGCCTCTTCCCTGAACCTTCCCTTTATCACCATTGATCATATCAGGGCACACCTGTATGCATCCCAGATCGAACATCCCCTGGACTATCCATATCTTGGGGTACTGGTCTCAGGGGGGCATACGGTGATCTGTCGCGTTGATGACTACGATACCATTGAGGTCCTGGGGACAACAATAGACGATGCAATCGGGGAAGCCTTCGACAAGGTCGCCAAGCATTACGGATTTGGGTACCCTGGAGGGATTGCCATCGACCGTTTGGCGAGGACAGGCAATCCTGTTGCTTTTCTGTTTCCCGGCCCTAAGCTCAATGTCATGGACCATCCGTATGATATCTCTTACAGTGGTCTGAAGACAGCCGTGATCAACCAACTCGACAGCTTCTGGGATGGAGAGAGTGAGAAGAGCCCTGAGAATATTGCAGCATCCTTCCAGCGAGCTGCTGTGAATATGCTCATGAAGCGGGTACGTCAGGCATTGAAGGAAACCGGACTTAGGCGATTGAGTGCTGGGGGTGGGGTTGCTGCGAACAGCTACCTGAGAAGTGAACTGCTCTCCCTGCAGGGGGGTGGCTATGAGGTCTCCTTCCCCTCACTGAAGCTTTGTACCGACAATGGTGCCATGATAGCTGCCCTTGCCTACCGGTATCTCCAGGATGGAATAAGAAGTGATTTTTCCGAGGCGCCAAGTGCCCGGGTTACAGCATTTAAGAAACAATACGCCAAGTGA